From the Calonectris borealis chromosome 12, bCalBor7.hap1.2, whole genome shotgun sequence genome, one window contains:
- the KLHDC4 gene encoding kelch domain-containing protein 4 isoform X5, whose amino-acid sequence MGKKGKREKKGKGAEKTAAKMEKKVSRRAKKEEEDLEALIAEFQNLDAKKTQVIESSCPPPSPRLNGSLSAHPEKDELILFGAITGLTEGLGRNSPVQWITLKKLLTSSLVEEVVVLLPCLGRRQTYLYNELYVYNIRKNSWSKVEIPNPPPRRCAHQAAVVPTAGGQLWVFGGEFASPNGEQFYHYKDLWVLHLATKTWEQIKASGGPSGRSGHRMVACKRQLIIFGGFHESTRDYIYYNDVYAFNLDSFTWSKLAPSGIGPAPRSGCQMATTPEGSIIIYGGYCKQRIKKDVDKGTLHTDMFLLKTEGAGKEEDKWAWSRLNPSGVKPTPRSGFSVAIGPNNRSLLFGGVHDEEEEESIEGDFFNDIYFYDIGKNRWFPGQLKGPKSEKKKRRRGRQAEAESAGDEEIEKQPPQGPVEIVKEVVAEDGTVMTIKQVISGPAEEKERSESEEEEEEDRALGQQVEPCPRSNAMLAVKHGVLYVYGGMFEVGDRQFTLSDLYSIDLHKMEEWKVLVDMDPKAQEWLEESESDEEDDDMEGAEGGEEEEESSEEESEDEGGDEQHPSVQPDEKHADYLSRTEQYWIKLARSNMGLDAKEKKVVKVAHAMAKAFYEDSV is encoded by the exons gagGATCTTGAAGCCCTGATAGCAGAATTCCAGAATTTAGATGCTAAAAAGACCCAAGTAATTGAGTCATCCTGCCCACCCCCCTCACCCAG GCTGAATGGCTCTCTCTCCGCTCACCCTGAGAAAGACGAATTGATCCTTTTTGGAG CTATCACAGGCTTAACCGAGGGTTTGGGGAGGAACAGTCCAGTCCAGTGGATCACTCTGAAAAAGTTGCTGACTTCCAGTCTAGTGGAGGAGGTTGTtgtcctccttccctgcctgggtAGGAGGCAG ACTTACCTGTATAACGAACTGTATGTTTACAACATCCGGAAGAACAGCTGGTCTAAAGTAGAGATCCCCAACCCACCACCAAGACGATGTGCTCACCAG GCGGCAGTGGTGCCCACAGCCGGCGGGCAGCTGTGGGTATTTGGCGGGGAGTTTGCATCCCCCAATGGGGAGCAATTCTATCATTACAAGGATCTCTGGGTCCTGCATTTGGCTACCAAGACCTGGGAACAGATCAA gGCATCAGGAGGTCCCTCTGGACGAAGTGGGCATCGAATGGTTGCTTGCAAAAGACAGCTGATCATCTTCGGAGGTTTCCATGAGAGCACGAG AGATTACATCTATTACAACGATGTCTATGCCTTCAACCTGGACTCCTTCACCTGGAGCAAGCTGGCTCCATCAGGGATTGGGCCTGCTCCAAGATCCGGGTGTCAAATGGCTACCACTCCTGAGGGCAGCATAATCATCTATGGAGGCTACTGCAAACAG agaatTAAGAAAGATGTTGACAAAGGCACCCTGCATACAGATATGTTCCTGCTGAAGACTGAAGGTGCAGGCAAGGAGGAAG ACAAGTGGGCATGGAGTCGGCTCAACCCATCTGGAGTGAAACCCACTCCCAGGTCTGGCTTCTCCGTGGCAATTGGTCCCAATAACCGCTCCCTTCTGTTTGGAGGTGTGCAtgatgaagaagaggaagagagcaTTGAAGGGGACTTCTTCAACGATATTTATTTCTATGACATCGGGAAAAACCGCTGGTTTCCTGGACAGCTAAAG GGACCAAAATCAGAGAAGAAGAAGCGAAGACGTGGCAGACAAGCTGAGGCAGAGAGTGCTGGAGACGAGGAGATAGAGAAGCAACCTCCCCAAGGCCCGGTGGAAATAGTCAAAGAGGTGGTGGCAGAAGATGGGACTGTCATGACAATCAAGCAGGTAATCTCTGgacctgcagaagagaaggagaggtctgaatcggaggaggaggaggaggaagatagAGCCTTGGGCCAGCAAGTGGAGCCATGCCCACGTTCGAATGCCATGTTGGCGGTGAAGCATGGGGTTCTCTATGTGTATGGGGGAATGTTTGAGGTGGGGGATCGCCAGTTCACCCTCAGTGACCTCTACAGCATTGATCTACACAAGATGGAAGAATGGAAGGTGCTCGTGGACATGGATCCAA AAGCACAAGAATGGCTGGAAGAGTCAGAATCGGATGAAGAGGATGATGATATGGAAggtgcagagggaggggaggaagaagaggagagctCTGAAGAGGAGAGTGAAGATGAGGGAG GAGACGAGCAACACCCATCTGTTCAGCCTGATGAGAAGCACGCAGACTATCTGTCCAGGACAGAGCAGTATTGGATTAAACTGGCCCGCAGCAACATGGGCCTGGATGCCAAGGAGAAGAAGGTGGTGAAAGTGGCACATGCCATGGCAAAGGCTTTCTATGAAGACTCAGTCTAG
- the KLHDC4 gene encoding kelch domain-containing protein 4 isoform X4, with protein sequence MVACKRQLIIFGGFHESTRDYIYYNDVYAFNLDSFTWSKLAPSGIGPAPRSGCQMATTPEGSIIIYGGYCKQRIKKDVDKGTLHTDMFLLKTEGAGKEEDKWAWSRLNPSGVKPTPRSGFSVAIGPNNRSLLFGGVHDEEEEESIEGDFFNDIYFYDIGKNRWFPGQLKGPKSEKKKRRRGRQAEAESAGDEEIEKQPPQGPVEIVKEVVAEDGTVMTIKQVISGPAEEKERSESEEEEEEDRALGQQVEPCPRSNAMLAVKHGVLYVYGGMFEVGDRQFTLSDLYSIDLHKMEEWKVLVDMDPKAQEWLEESESDEEDDDMEGAEGGEEEEESSEEESEDEGGDEQHPSVQPDEKHADYLSRTEQYWIKLARSNMGLDAKEKKVVKVAHAMAKAFYEDSV encoded by the exons ATGGTTGCTTGCAAAAGACAGCTGATCATCTTCGGAGGTTTCCATGAGAGCACGAG AGATTACATCTATTACAACGATGTCTATGCCTTCAACCTGGACTCCTTCACCTGGAGCAAGCTGGCTCCATCAGGGATTGGGCCTGCTCCAAGATCCGGGTGTCAAATGGCTACCACTCCTGAGGGCAGCATAATCATCTATGGAGGCTACTGCAAACAG agaatTAAGAAAGATGTTGACAAAGGCACCCTGCATACAGATATGTTCCTGCTGAAGACTGAAGGTGCAGGCAAGGAGGAAG ACAAGTGGGCATGGAGTCGGCTCAACCCATCTGGAGTGAAACCCACTCCCAGGTCTGGCTTCTCCGTGGCAATTGGTCCCAATAACCGCTCCCTTCTGTTTGGAGGTGTGCAtgatgaagaagaggaagagagcaTTGAAGGGGACTTCTTCAACGATATTTATTTCTATGACATCGGGAAAAACCGCTGGTTTCCTGGACAGCTAAAG GGACCAAAATCAGAGAAGAAGAAGCGAAGACGTGGCAGACAAGCTGAGGCAGAGAGTGCTGGAGACGAGGAGATAGAGAAGCAACCTCCCCAAGGCCCGGTGGAAATAGTCAAAGAGGTGGTGGCAGAAGATGGGACTGTCATGACAATCAAGCAGGTAATCTCTGgacctgcagaagagaaggagaggtctgaatcggaggaggaggaggaggaagatagAGCCTTGGGCCAGCAAGTGGAGCCATGCCCACGTTCGAATGCCATGTTGGCGGTGAAGCATGGGGTTCTCTATGTGTATGGGGGAATGTTTGAGGTGGGGGATCGCCAGTTCACCCTCAGTGACCTCTACAGCATTGATCTACACAAGATGGAAGAATGGAAGGTGCTCGTGGACATGGATCCAA AAGCACAAGAATGGCTGGAAGAGTCAGAATCGGATGAAGAGGATGATGATATGGAAggtgcagagggaggggaggaagaagaggagagctCTGAAGAGGAGAGTGAAGATGAGGGAG GAGACGAGCAACACCCATCTGTTCAGCCTGATGAGAAGCACGCAGACTATCTGTCCAGGACAGAGCAGTATTGGATTAAACTGGCCCGCAGCAACATGGGCCTGGATGCCAAGGAGAAGAAGGTGGTGAAAGTGGCACATGCCATGGCAAAGGCTTTCTATGAAGACTCAGTCTAG
- the KLHDC4 gene encoding kelch domain-containing protein 4 isoform X3, with protein sequence MRMLFSYPWPKLFRASWASGGPSGRSGHRMVACKRQLIIFGGFHESTRDYIYYNDVYAFNLDSFTWSKLAPSGIGPAPRSGCQMATTPEGSIIIYGGYCKQRIKKDVDKGTLHTDMFLLKTEGAGKEEDKWAWSRLNPSGVKPTPRSGFSVAIGPNNRSLLFGGVHDEEEEESIEGDFFNDIYFYDIGKNRWFPGQLKGPKSEKKKRRRGRQAEAESAGDEEIEKQPPQGPVEIVKEVVAEDGTVMTIKQVISGPAEEKERSESEEEEEEDRALGQQVEPCPRSNAMLAVKHGVLYVYGGMFEVGDRQFTLSDLYSIDLHKMEEWKVLVDMDPKAQEWLEESESDEEDDDMEGAEGGEEEEESSEEESEDEGGDEQHPSVQPDEKHADYLSRTEQYWIKLARSNMGLDAKEKKVVKVAHAMAKAFYEDSV encoded by the exons ATGCGAATGTTATTTTCCTACCCATGGCCAAAGCTCTTTAGAGCTTCCTG gGCATCAGGAGGTCCCTCTGGACGAAGTGGGCATCGAATGGTTGCTTGCAAAAGACAGCTGATCATCTTCGGAGGTTTCCATGAGAGCACGAG AGATTACATCTATTACAACGATGTCTATGCCTTCAACCTGGACTCCTTCACCTGGAGCAAGCTGGCTCCATCAGGGATTGGGCCTGCTCCAAGATCCGGGTGTCAAATGGCTACCACTCCTGAGGGCAGCATAATCATCTATGGAGGCTACTGCAAACAG agaatTAAGAAAGATGTTGACAAAGGCACCCTGCATACAGATATGTTCCTGCTGAAGACTGAAGGTGCAGGCAAGGAGGAAG ACAAGTGGGCATGGAGTCGGCTCAACCCATCTGGAGTGAAACCCACTCCCAGGTCTGGCTTCTCCGTGGCAATTGGTCCCAATAACCGCTCCCTTCTGTTTGGAGGTGTGCAtgatgaagaagaggaagagagcaTTGAAGGGGACTTCTTCAACGATATTTATTTCTATGACATCGGGAAAAACCGCTGGTTTCCTGGACAGCTAAAG GGACCAAAATCAGAGAAGAAGAAGCGAAGACGTGGCAGACAAGCTGAGGCAGAGAGTGCTGGAGACGAGGAGATAGAGAAGCAACCTCCCCAAGGCCCGGTGGAAATAGTCAAAGAGGTGGTGGCAGAAGATGGGACTGTCATGACAATCAAGCAGGTAATCTCTGgacctgcagaagagaaggagaggtctgaatcggaggaggaggaggaggaagatagAGCCTTGGGCCAGCAAGTGGAGCCATGCCCACGTTCGAATGCCATGTTGGCGGTGAAGCATGGGGTTCTCTATGTGTATGGGGGAATGTTTGAGGTGGGGGATCGCCAGTTCACCCTCAGTGACCTCTACAGCATTGATCTACACAAGATGGAAGAATGGAAGGTGCTCGTGGACATGGATCCAA AAGCACAAGAATGGCTGGAAGAGTCAGAATCGGATGAAGAGGATGATGATATGGAAggtgcagagggaggggaggaagaagaggagagctCTGAAGAGGAGAGTGAAGATGAGGGAG GAGACGAGCAACACCCATCTGTTCAGCCTGATGAGAAGCACGCAGACTATCTGTCCAGGACAGAGCAGTATTGGATTAAACTGGCCCGCAGCAACATGGGCCTGGATGCCAAGGAGAAGAAGGTGGTGAAAGTGGCACATGCCATGGCAAAGGCTTTCTATGAAGACTCAGTCTAG
- the KLHDC4 gene encoding kelch domain-containing protein 4 isoform X1 has translation MGKKGKREKKGKGAEKTAAKMEKKVSRRAKKEEEDLEALIAEFQNLDAKKTQVIESSCPPPSPRLNGSLSAHPEKDELILFGGEYFNGQKTYLYNELYVYNIRKNSWSKVEIPNPPPRRCAHQAAVVPTAGGQLWVFGGEFASPNGEQFYHYKDLWVLHLATKTWEQIKASGGPSGRSGHRMVACKRQLIIFGGFHESTRDYIYYNDVYAFNLDSFTWSKLAPSGIGPAPRSGCQMATTPEGSIIIYGGYCKQRIKKDVDKGTLHTDMFLLKTEGAGKEEDKWAWSRLNPSGVKPTPRSGFSVAIGPNNRSLLFGGVHDEEEEESIEGDFFNDIYFYDIGKNRWFPGQLKGPKSEKKKRRRGRQAEAESAGDEEIEKQPPQGPVEIVKEVVAEDGTVMTIKQVISGPAEEKERSESEEEEEEDRALGQQVEPCPRSNAMLAVKHGVLYVYGGMFEVGDRQFTLSDLYSIDLHKMEEWKVLVDMDPKAQEWLEESESDEEDDDMEGAEGGEEEEESSEEESEDEGGDEQHPSVQPDEKHADYLSRTEQYWIKLARSNMGLDAKEKKVVKVAHAMAKAFYEDSV, from the exons gagGATCTTGAAGCCCTGATAGCAGAATTCCAGAATTTAGATGCTAAAAAGACCCAAGTAATTGAGTCATCCTGCCCACCCCCCTCACCCAG GCTGAATGGCTCTCTCTCCGCTCACCCTGAGAAAGACGAATTGATCCTTTTTGGAGGTGAATATTTCAATGGCCAAAAA ACTTACCTGTATAACGAACTGTATGTTTACAACATCCGGAAGAACAGCTGGTCTAAAGTAGAGATCCCCAACCCACCACCAAGACGATGTGCTCACCAG GCGGCAGTGGTGCCCACAGCCGGCGGGCAGCTGTGGGTATTTGGCGGGGAGTTTGCATCCCCCAATGGGGAGCAATTCTATCATTACAAGGATCTCTGGGTCCTGCATTTGGCTACCAAGACCTGGGAACAGATCAA gGCATCAGGAGGTCCCTCTGGACGAAGTGGGCATCGAATGGTTGCTTGCAAAAGACAGCTGATCATCTTCGGAGGTTTCCATGAGAGCACGAG AGATTACATCTATTACAACGATGTCTATGCCTTCAACCTGGACTCCTTCACCTGGAGCAAGCTGGCTCCATCAGGGATTGGGCCTGCTCCAAGATCCGGGTGTCAAATGGCTACCACTCCTGAGGGCAGCATAATCATCTATGGAGGCTACTGCAAACAG agaatTAAGAAAGATGTTGACAAAGGCACCCTGCATACAGATATGTTCCTGCTGAAGACTGAAGGTGCAGGCAAGGAGGAAG ACAAGTGGGCATGGAGTCGGCTCAACCCATCTGGAGTGAAACCCACTCCCAGGTCTGGCTTCTCCGTGGCAATTGGTCCCAATAACCGCTCCCTTCTGTTTGGAGGTGTGCAtgatgaagaagaggaagagagcaTTGAAGGGGACTTCTTCAACGATATTTATTTCTATGACATCGGGAAAAACCGCTGGTTTCCTGGACAGCTAAAG GGACCAAAATCAGAGAAGAAGAAGCGAAGACGTGGCAGACAAGCTGAGGCAGAGAGTGCTGGAGACGAGGAGATAGAGAAGCAACCTCCCCAAGGCCCGGTGGAAATAGTCAAAGAGGTGGTGGCAGAAGATGGGACTGTCATGACAATCAAGCAGGTAATCTCTGgacctgcagaagagaaggagaggtctgaatcggaggaggaggaggaggaagatagAGCCTTGGGCCAGCAAGTGGAGCCATGCCCACGTTCGAATGCCATGTTGGCGGTGAAGCATGGGGTTCTCTATGTGTATGGGGGAATGTTTGAGGTGGGGGATCGCCAGTTCACCCTCAGTGACCTCTACAGCATTGATCTACACAAGATGGAAGAATGGAAGGTGCTCGTGGACATGGATCCAA AAGCACAAGAATGGCTGGAAGAGTCAGAATCGGATGAAGAGGATGATGATATGGAAggtgcagagggaggggaggaagaagaggagagctCTGAAGAGGAGAGTGAAGATGAGGGAG GAGACGAGCAACACCCATCTGTTCAGCCTGATGAGAAGCACGCAGACTATCTGTCCAGGACAGAGCAGTATTGGATTAAACTGGCCCGCAGCAACATGGGCCTGGATGCCAAGGAGAAGAAGGTGGTGAAAGTGGCACATGCCATGGCAAAGGCTTTCTATGAAGACTCAGTCTAG
- the KLHDC4 gene encoding kelch domain-containing protein 4 isoform X2, with translation MGKKGKREKKGKGAEKTAAKMEKKVSRRAKKEEEDLEALIAEFQNLDAKKTQVIESSCPPPSPRLNGSLSAHPEKDELILFGGEYFNGQKTYLYNELYVYNIRKNSWSKVEIPNPPPRRCAHQAAVVPTAGGQLWVFGGEFASPNGEQFYHYKDLWVLHLATKTWEQIKASGGPSGRSGHRMVACKRQLIIFGGFHESTRDYIYYNDVYAFNLDSFTWSKLAPSGIGPAPRSGCQMATTPEGSIIIYGGYCKQRIKKDVDKGTLHTDMFLLKTEGAGKEEDKWAWSRLNPSGVKPTPRSGFSVAIGPNNRSLLFGGVHDEEEEESIEGDFFNDIYFYDIGKNRWFPGQLKGPKSEKKKRRRGRQAEAESAGDEEIEKQPPQGPVEIVKEVVAEDGTVMTIKQVISGPAEEKERSESEEEEEEDRALGQQVEPCPRSNAMLAVKHGVLYVYGGMFEVGDRQFTLSDLYSIDLHKMEEWKVLVDMDPSKLW, from the exons gagGATCTTGAAGCCCTGATAGCAGAATTCCAGAATTTAGATGCTAAAAAGACCCAAGTAATTGAGTCATCCTGCCCACCCCCCTCACCCAG GCTGAATGGCTCTCTCTCCGCTCACCCTGAGAAAGACGAATTGATCCTTTTTGGAGGTGAATATTTCAATGGCCAAAAA ACTTACCTGTATAACGAACTGTATGTTTACAACATCCGGAAGAACAGCTGGTCTAAAGTAGAGATCCCCAACCCACCACCAAGACGATGTGCTCACCAG GCGGCAGTGGTGCCCACAGCCGGCGGGCAGCTGTGGGTATTTGGCGGGGAGTTTGCATCCCCCAATGGGGAGCAATTCTATCATTACAAGGATCTCTGGGTCCTGCATTTGGCTACCAAGACCTGGGAACAGATCAA gGCATCAGGAGGTCCCTCTGGACGAAGTGGGCATCGAATGGTTGCTTGCAAAAGACAGCTGATCATCTTCGGAGGTTTCCATGAGAGCACGAG AGATTACATCTATTACAACGATGTCTATGCCTTCAACCTGGACTCCTTCACCTGGAGCAAGCTGGCTCCATCAGGGATTGGGCCTGCTCCAAGATCCGGGTGTCAAATGGCTACCACTCCTGAGGGCAGCATAATCATCTATGGAGGCTACTGCAAACAG agaatTAAGAAAGATGTTGACAAAGGCACCCTGCATACAGATATGTTCCTGCTGAAGACTGAAGGTGCAGGCAAGGAGGAAG ACAAGTGGGCATGGAGTCGGCTCAACCCATCTGGAGTGAAACCCACTCCCAGGTCTGGCTTCTCCGTGGCAATTGGTCCCAATAACCGCTCCCTTCTGTTTGGAGGTGTGCAtgatgaagaagaggaagagagcaTTGAAGGGGACTTCTTCAACGATATTTATTTCTATGACATCGGGAAAAACCGCTGGTTTCCTGGACAGCTAAAG GGACCAAAATCAGAGAAGAAGAAGCGAAGACGTGGCAGACAAGCTGAGGCAGAGAGTGCTGGAGACGAGGAGATAGAGAAGCAACCTCCCCAAGGCCCGGTGGAAATAGTCAAAGAGGTGGTGGCAGAAGATGGGACTGTCATGACAATCAAGCAGGTAATCTCTGgacctgcagaagagaaggagaggtctgaatcggaggaggaggaggaggaagatagAGCCTTGGGCCAGCAAGTGGAGCCATGCCCACGTTCGAATGCCATGTTGGCGGTGAAGCATGGGGTTCTCTATGTGTATGGGGGAATGTTTGAGGTGGGGGATCGCCAGTTCACCCTCAGTGACCTCTACAGCATTGATCTACACAAGATGGAAGAATGGAAGGTGCTCGTGGACATGGATCCAAGTAAGCTCTGGTG A